CACTCGCCGCGCATCGACCGGATTCAGGTCATGAAGTCGAGTCACGTGCGCCGCTCCAAGCTCTACTACCTCCGCGAGCGGACGGGCAAGGCCGCCCGCCTCCGGGAGAAGCGAGCGCCCACGCCCGCCTGACCGTCGCGCTTGCATGGGCCGCAAGGGCAGCCCTCCTGTCCAGGAAGAGCTCTTCGAGCCTCCGCGGGGCCTCTATGCTCAGGAGGAGGAGTTCTGGGCGCGCCGGCGATACGTGGCCGGCGTGGACGAAGCGGGGCGTGGCCCGCTCGCCGGTCCCGTCGTGGCGGCCGCGGTCATCCTCGACCCGGCGCGGCGCATCGTGGGACTGCGGGACTCGAAGCTCCTCACCGTCCTGCAGCGCCGGCGGCTCGCGCGTCTCATCCGAGAGCACGCGCTCGGCTGGGCGGTCTGTCGGGTGGGCCCGAGCCGGATCGACGCGGACAACATCCTCGAGGCGACGCGGTACGCGATGCGTCGCGCCCTCTCGCGGCTGACCGTCTTGCCGGCGGCGGTCCTCGTCGACGGGCGTCTCCGCCTG
This Candidatus Methylomirabilota bacterium DNA region includes the following protein-coding sequences:
- a CDS encoding ribonuclease HII gives rise to the protein MGRKGSPPVQEELFEPPRGLYAQEEEFWARRRYVAGVDEAGRGPLAGPVVAAAVILDPARRIVGLRDSKLLTVLQRRRLARLIREHALGWAVCRVGPSRIDADNILEATRYAMRRALSRLTVLPAAVLVDGRLRLPGIPWPQRAIVRGDRRCASIAAASILAKVVRDAFMLRADRLYPGYGFGLHKGYGTASHIEALDRLGPCPIHRRSFHGVVRVFGIGPSLFPPLPLGADPPPPP